The proteins below are encoded in one region of Amycolatopsis acidiphila:
- a CDS encoding LysE/ArgO family amino acid transporter, with protein MTTAPLAAAAGFGTGLSLIVAIGAQNAFVLRQGIRREAVPLVVAICAASDAVLIALGVAGVGSVVRARPTAVTVVGLVGGVFLIGYGVLAARRLCKPAALTVEDGTAGSRRSAALTCLTITWLNPHVYLDTVLLLGSVAATHGAQRWDFALGAVLASVCWFAALGFGARLLTGFFARPASWRVLDGLVAATMVTVGGLLLAGT; from the coding sequence GTGACAACAGCTCCGCTCGCCGCGGCCGCCGGGTTCGGCACGGGTCTCTCGCTCATCGTCGCCATCGGCGCCCAGAACGCTTTCGTGCTGCGCCAAGGCATCCGGCGCGAGGCGGTGCCGCTGGTGGTGGCGATCTGCGCCGCCTCCGACGCGGTGCTCATCGCCCTCGGCGTCGCGGGCGTCGGCTCGGTGGTGCGGGCGCGGCCGACGGCCGTGACGGTGGTCGGGCTGGTCGGCGGGGTGTTCCTGATCGGCTACGGCGTCCTCGCGGCGCGCCGGCTGTGCAAGCCCGCCGCGCTCACGGTCGAAGACGGCACGGCGGGATCGCGGCGCAGCGCGGCACTGACGTGCCTCACGATCACCTGGCTCAACCCGCACGTCTACCTCGACACCGTGCTGCTGCTCGGTTCGGTGGCCGCGACGCACGGCGCGCAGCGCTGGGACTTCGCGCTCGGCGCCGTCCTGGCCAGCGTGTGCTGGTTCGCCGCGCTCGGCTTCGGCGCACGCCTGCTCACGGGGTTCTTCGCACGCCCGGCCTCGTGGCGGGTCCTCGACGGACTGGTCGCGGCGACGATGGTCACGGTCGGCGGGCTGCTGCTCGCCGGAACCTGA
- a CDS encoding helix-turn-helix domain-containing protein: MAALFTERLAHTVRTTRVARGLSVTALAESSGVSRAMIGKIERGEVQPTAALLARLSGTLGLTLSELISHAEGDPRRLSRAADQEVWADPDTGYRRRPVSPPAGGPLELIEVELPPGARVPLAADTYAFIHQQIWVLDGRLTFHEGDEVHELDTGDCLQLGSPAPCVFRNATTEPCRYLVAIAKRS, encoded by the coding sequence ATGGCCGCTCTTTTCACCGAACGGTTGGCCCACACGGTGCGGACCACGCGCGTCGCGCGCGGCCTGTCCGTGACCGCGCTCGCCGAGAGCTCGGGCGTCTCCCGCGCCATGATCGGCAAGATCGAACGCGGCGAGGTCCAGCCGACCGCCGCACTCCTCGCCCGGCTCTCCGGCACGCTGGGCCTGACCCTGTCCGAGCTGATCTCCCACGCGGAAGGCGATCCGCGCCGCCTTTCCCGCGCCGCCGACCAGGAGGTCTGGGCCGACCCGGACACCGGGTACCGCCGCAGGCCCGTCTCCCCGCCTGCCGGGGGTCCGCTCGAACTCATCGAGGTCGAGCTGCCGCCCGGTGCCCGCGTCCCGCTCGCCGCCGACACCTACGCCTTCATCCACCAGCAGATCTGGGTTCTCGACGGCAGGCTGACCTTCCACGAGGGCGACGAGGTGCACGAGCTGGACACCGGCGACTGCCTCCAGCTCGGCTCACCCGCGCCCTGCGTGTTCCGCAACGCGACGACGGAGCCCTGCCGCTACCTCGTGGCGATCGCCAAGCGTTCCTGA
- a CDS encoding carbohydrate ABC transporter permease, protein MSLPATQRRGRVGGPPDDPPRRARTRRRRIPAKRWFPYVLLVPALLAELAVHVIPMLVGVWMSVQQVNQFTLRNWTRAPFIGLDNFALAARLSSPAGQQLLRSFTTTVVFTVLVVVLCWLLGLAAAVALQKPFPGRGVLRTLFLVPFALPVFTAVITWRFMLQRDTGLVNRVLVDGLGLFDDKPFWLVGPNSFVSLVVVMVWRVWPYAFLTITAGLQSIPDELYEVAEMDGAGPWQQLRRVTLPMLRPVNRVLLLVLFLWSFNDFTVPYTLFGAAAPPDADVLSVHIYQSSFVTWNFGLGSAMSVLVLAFLLVASAIYMLFSGRRAEHA, encoded by the coding sequence ATGAGCCTGCCCGCCACCCAGCGGCGCGGCCGGGTCGGCGGTCCGCCGGACGATCCGCCGCGGCGGGCTCGCACCCGCCGGCGGCGGATCCCGGCGAAGCGCTGGTTCCCCTACGTGCTGCTCGTTCCCGCGCTGCTCGCCGAGCTGGCGGTGCACGTGATCCCGATGCTCGTCGGGGTCTGGATGAGCGTCCAGCAGGTCAACCAGTTCACGCTGCGGAACTGGACAAGGGCGCCGTTCATCGGGCTGGACAACTTCGCGCTCGCCGCACGGCTGAGCTCCCCGGCCGGGCAGCAGCTGCTGCGCTCGTTCACGACGACCGTCGTGTTCACGGTGCTGGTCGTGGTGTTGTGCTGGCTGCTCGGCCTGGCCGCCGCGGTCGCGCTGCAGAAGCCGTTCCCCGGCCGCGGGGTGCTGCGGACGCTGTTCCTGGTGCCGTTCGCGCTGCCGGTGTTCACCGCGGTGATCACCTGGCGGTTCATGCTGCAGCGCGACACCGGGCTGGTGAACCGGGTGCTGGTGGACGGGCTGGGCCTGTTCGACGACAAGCCGTTCTGGCTGGTCGGGCCGAACAGCTTCGTCAGCCTGGTGGTCGTGATGGTCTGGCGGGTGTGGCCGTACGCGTTCCTGACCATCACCGCGGGCCTGCAGAGCATCCCGGACGAGCTGTACGAAGTGGCCGAAATGGACGGTGCCGGGCCGTGGCAGCAGCTGCGCCGGGTGACCCTGCCGATGCTGCGGCCGGTGAACCGGGTGCTGTTGCTGGTGCTGTTCCTGTGGAGCTTCAACGACTTCACCGTGCCGTACACGCTGTTCGGTGCGGCGGCGCCGCCGGACGCGGACGTGCTGTCCGTGCACATCTACCAGTCCTCGTTCGTCACCTGGAACTTCGGGCTCGGCTCGGCGATGTCCGTGCTGGTGCTGGCGTTCCTGCTGGTGGCGTCGGCGATCTACATGCTGTTCTCGGGACGGAGGGCCGAGCATGCGTGA
- a CDS encoding DJ-1/PfpI family protein: MQVAIAAFPRMTALDAIGPYEVLQRVPFLDLVFVGERRGEVRTENGFLGLTVDATFEEVPQPDVVVVPGGAGTRAFLDGGPVVDWARATYPGTRFTTSVCTGSLVLAAAGLLDGLTATTHWSVPDLLAKLGAEPVTQRVVEHLDRRLITAAGVSSGIDMAIRFVELLADETAAKSAQVMIEYDPQPPFDAGHPSRVSAEVMARVAEYAQTRA; the protein is encoded by the coding sequence ATGCAGGTCGCCATCGCGGCGTTTCCCCGGATGACCGCGCTCGACGCCATCGGCCCGTACGAGGTGTTGCAGCGCGTGCCGTTCCTGGACCTCGTGTTCGTGGGCGAGCGGCGCGGAGAGGTCCGCACCGAGAACGGGTTCCTCGGCCTCACCGTGGACGCGACGTTCGAGGAGGTGCCGCAGCCGGACGTCGTCGTGGTCCCGGGCGGCGCCGGCACGCGGGCGTTCCTGGACGGCGGGCCGGTCGTGGACTGGGCGCGCGCCACCTACCCGGGAACGCGGTTCACGACGTCGGTGTGCACGGGTTCGTTGGTGCTGGCCGCGGCGGGGCTGCTCGACGGGCTCACGGCCACCACGCACTGGTCCGTGCCGGACCTGCTGGCGAAACTGGGCGCGGAGCCGGTCACGCAGCGGGTCGTGGAGCACCTGGACCGGCGGCTGATCACCGCGGCGGGCGTGTCCTCGGGCATCGACATGGCGATCCGCTTTGTCGAGCTGCTGGCCGACGAGACCGCCGCGAAGAGCGCACAGGTCATGATCGAGTACGACCCCCAGCCGCCCTTCGACGCCGGCCATCCGAGCCGGGTCTCCGCGGAGGTCATGGCCCGCGTGGCGGAGTACGCGCAGACCCGCGCGTAG
- a CDS encoding GNAT family N-acetyltransferase, whose amino-acid sequence MSDTAVRRNDEKSRYEISVDGEFAGLAAYADRGDQRVLYHTEIEQAFGGQGLSNVLVTEALADIRAAGKRVVAVCPLVAAFLHKHPDQADLADPATAETRNWLYETLG is encoded by the coding sequence ATGAGCGACACCGCGGTCCGCCGCAACGACGAGAAGAGCCGGTACGAGATCAGCGTCGACGGCGAGTTCGCGGGCCTCGCCGCCTACGCCGACCGCGGGGACCAGCGGGTTCTCTACCACACGGAGATCGAGCAGGCGTTCGGCGGACAGGGCCTGAGCAACGTCCTGGTCACCGAGGCGCTGGCCGACATCCGTGCCGCCGGGAAGCGGGTCGTCGCGGTGTGCCCGCTGGTGGCCGCGTTCCTGCACAAGCACCCTGACCAGGCCGACCTCGCCGACCCGGCCACGGCCGAGACCCGGAACTGGCTCTACGAGACGCTCGGCTGA
- a CDS encoding pirin family protein, protein MSNLEAAPGELVCQDRPGTAPGVTVLAPRDVPLGGPRAMRVRRTLPQRQRSLIGAWCFADHYGPQDVAGTGGMDVGPHPHTGLQTASWLFSGEIEHRDSLGSHAMVRPGELNLMTGGHGIAHSEVSTPETTTLHGVQLWIALPDEHRHTARDFRHHAPPRLALPGASARVFLGSLAGATSPVPTFTPLLGAELVLDPGARLALDVDPAFEHGVLQDIGAITVAGTALATGDLAYLAPGARRVELANTGDSPTRVLVLGGTPFTEEIVMWWNFVGRSHDEIAAFREAWEAESEQFGDVEGYAGTPGRLPAPALPRARLTPRRNPTEGHR, encoded by the coding sequence ATGAGCAACCTGGAAGCGGCACCTGGGGAACTGGTCTGCCAGGACCGGCCCGGCACGGCGCCCGGCGTCACCGTCCTCGCCCCGCGGGACGTGCCGCTGGGCGGTCCCCGCGCGATGCGGGTGCGCCGCACGCTGCCCCAGCGGCAGCGCTCCCTCATCGGCGCCTGGTGCTTCGCCGACCACTACGGGCCGCAGGACGTCGCCGGCACCGGCGGCATGGACGTGGGCCCGCATCCGCACACCGGCCTGCAGACCGCGAGCTGGTTGTTCAGCGGCGAGATCGAGCACCGCGACAGCCTCGGCTCGCACGCCATGGTCCGCCCCGGCGAGCTCAACCTGATGACCGGCGGGCACGGCATCGCGCACTCCGAGGTCTCCACGCCGGAAACGACCACGCTGCACGGCGTGCAGCTGTGGATCGCGCTGCCGGACGAGCACCGGCACACCGCCCGCGACTTCCGCCACCACGCCCCGCCGCGGCTCGCGCTGCCCGGCGCGTCGGCCCGCGTGTTCCTCGGCAGCCTCGCCGGGGCGACCTCCCCGGTGCCGACGTTCACTCCCCTGCTGGGTGCCGAGCTGGTGCTGGACCCGGGCGCGCGCCTCGCGCTCGACGTCGACCCCGCGTTCGAGCACGGCGTCCTGCAGGACATCGGCGCCATCACGGTCGCGGGCACCGCCCTGGCGACCGGCGACCTGGCCTACCTCGCACCCGGCGCGCGCCGGGTCGAGCTGGCCAACACCGGGGACAGTCCGACCCGGGTGCTCGTGCTGGGCGGTACGCCGTTCACCGAGGAGATCGTCATGTGGTGGAACTTCGTGGGTCGCAGCCACGACGAGATCGCCGCGTTCCGCGAGGCATGGGAGGCGGAGTCCGAGCAGTTCGGGGACGTCGAGGGCTATGCCGGCACGCCGGGGAGGCTGCCCGCGCCCGCGCTCCCCCGCGCCCGCCTCACCCCACGCCGCAACCCCACGGAAGGCCATCGATGA
- a CDS encoding ABC transporter substrate-binding protein, protein MRSSRTTAVLAVLLLVFGITACGSGSSSSDGKTLTYWASNQASSLDADRQILQPELAKFEQQTGIHVNLEVISWPDLLNRILAATTSGEGPDVVNIGNTWSASLQATGALQPFDDATLAKVGGKDKFLASSMAATGAPGQPPAAVPLYGLAYGLFYNKKLFADAGVAPPKTWQDLVAVAHRLTDPGKGQWGVGLEGASYTEGAHFAFMFGRQHGAQLFVNGEPGFDTPQMVAGVSQYVDLLTGGVVNPSDAEHENDTEMLRDFAAGKSAMIMVQNYATAALKTDGMDESQYGVVPIPVPDPLPAGGAKVSSHVAGIDIAAFANSKNPDGALKLIDFMTGVDEQKVLNGKLGSLPVVTQAYQDPQFQTPLIATFRGVLADAAESMPMIAQESQFETLIGTSVKELLAQAAGGTKIDAAAVQAKLTAANEQMRTGG, encoded by the coding sequence GTGAGGTCATCGAGGACCACGGCCGTGCTGGCCGTACTGCTGCTCGTTTTCGGGATCACCGCCTGCGGGTCGGGCTCGTCGTCGTCGGACGGCAAGACCCTGACCTACTGGGCGAGCAACCAGGCGAGCAGCCTGGACGCCGACCGGCAGATCCTGCAGCCGGAGCTGGCCAAGTTCGAGCAGCAGACCGGCATCCACGTGAACCTGGAGGTCATCTCCTGGCCCGACCTGCTCAACCGGATCCTCGCCGCCACCACGAGTGGTGAGGGCCCGGACGTGGTCAACATCGGCAACACCTGGTCCGCGTCCCTGCAGGCGACCGGCGCGCTGCAGCCGTTCGACGACGCGACGCTGGCGAAGGTCGGCGGCAAGGACAAGTTCCTGGCCAGCAGCATGGCGGCGACCGGCGCGCCCGGCCAGCCACCGGCCGCGGTCCCGCTCTACGGCCTGGCGTACGGCTTGTTCTACAACAAGAAGCTCTTCGCCGACGCCGGTGTCGCGCCGCCGAAGACGTGGCAGGACCTGGTCGCGGTCGCGCACCGGCTCACCGACCCCGGCAAAGGCCAGTGGGGCGTCGGGCTCGAGGGCGCGAGCTACACCGAGGGCGCGCACTTCGCGTTCATGTTCGGCAGGCAGCACGGCGCGCAGCTGTTCGTCAACGGCGAGCCCGGGTTCGACACACCGCAGATGGTCGCCGGGGTCAGCCAGTACGTCGACCTGCTCACCGGCGGCGTGGTCAACCCCAGCGACGCCGAGCACGAGAACGACACCGAGATGCTCCGGGACTTCGCGGCAGGCAAGTCCGCGATGATCATGGTGCAGAACTACGCGACCGCCGCGCTGAAGACGGACGGCATGGACGAGAGCCAGTACGGCGTGGTCCCGATCCCGGTGCCCGACCCGCTGCCGGCGGGTGGCGCGAAGGTGTCCAGCCACGTCGCCGGGATCGACATCGCCGCCTTCGCCAACAGCAAGAACCCCGACGGCGCGTTGAAGCTGATCGACTTCATGACCGGTGTGGACGAGCAGAAGGTGCTCAACGGCAAGCTCGGCTCGCTGCCCGTGGTCACCCAGGCCTACCAGGACCCGCAGTTCCAGACGCCACTCATCGCGACCTTCCGCGGCGTGCTGGCCGACGCCGCCGAGTCGATGCCGATGATCGCGCAGGAGTCGCAGTTCGAGACGCTCATCGGTACCTCGGTCAAGGAGCTGCTCGCGCAGGCGGCCGGTGGCACCAAGATCGACGCCGCCGCGGTGCAGGCGAAGCTGACCGCCGCGAACGAGCAGATGCGCACGGGCGGATGA
- a CDS encoding GlxA family transcriptional regulator, translating to MPVHQVLIPIFHGVQPLDVTGPYEALMGATQLLGRSRAYTVSLVAAGSEFVTAESGLKLVPDGPLPASGAIGTLLVPGGLGARDMRPDDPVVEWLRRAAPRSARVVSVCTGAFPLAAAGLLDGLSATTHWRHAPRLAARYPNVDVRADPIYLRQGRVWTAAGVTAGIDLALALVEADHGVEVAQHIARELVVFLRRPGGQSQFAGPVWTDPARKPAIRVAQDLIHASPEADLRVPALAAHAGMSERHFSREFARSLGCPPGDYVERVRVDAARRLLESEPVPVPVVATRCGFGTAETMRRAFLRRLGVPPDHYRRHFAALS from the coding sequence GTGCCCGTACACCAGGTCCTCATCCCGATTTTCCACGGCGTGCAGCCCCTCGACGTCACGGGGCCGTACGAGGCGCTCATGGGTGCGACGCAGCTGCTCGGCCGCTCGCGGGCCTACACCGTGTCGCTGGTCGCCGCCGGCTCGGAGTTCGTCACCGCCGAGAGCGGGCTGAAGCTCGTGCCGGACGGGCCGCTGCCCGCATCCGGCGCGATCGGCACCCTGCTCGTGCCCGGTGGCCTCGGCGCCCGGGACATGAGACCGGACGACCCGGTCGTCGAATGGCTGCGGCGGGCCGCGCCACGGTCGGCACGCGTCGTCTCCGTCTGCACGGGCGCCTTCCCGCTCGCCGCGGCCGGGCTGCTCGACGGGCTGTCCGCCACCACGCACTGGCGCCACGCGCCACGGCTCGCCGCGCGCTATCCGAACGTCGACGTGCGGGCCGATCCGATCTACCTGCGCCAGGGTCGCGTGTGGACCGCGGCGGGCGTCACAGCGGGGATCGACCTCGCCCTCGCGCTGGTCGAGGCCGACCACGGCGTCGAGGTCGCCCAGCACATCGCCCGCGAGCTGGTCGTGTTCCTGCGCAGGCCGGGCGGACAGAGCCAGTTCGCCGGTCCGGTGTGGACGGACCCGGCGCGCAAACCCGCGATCCGCGTGGCGCAGGACCTCATCCACGCCAGCCCGGAGGCCGACCTTCGGGTGCCCGCACTCGCCGCGCACGCCGGCATGAGCGAGCGGCACTTCAGCCGGGAGTTCGCCCGGTCGCTCGGCTGCCCGCCGGGCGACTACGTCGAGCGGGTGCGCGTCGACGCCGCCCGGCGGCTGCTGGAGTCCGAGCCGGTGCCCGTCCCCGTCGTCGCCACACGGTGCGGCTTCGGTACCGCCGAGACGATGCGCCGCGCCTTCCTGCGCCGGCTCGGCGTGCCACCCGACCATTACCGGCGGCATTTCGCCGCCCTGTCCTGA
- a CDS encoding MOSC domain-containing protein — MRTVEIVALLVSSVHAFEGRPADGPRPDPAPVAREHVVVRAGLGLAGDRYFNHPAHRNAAVTLFAAESLDEVATTLGLDAVPDPLLVRRNIVLRGYPVDELAARRGRDGAVFSLDSGDGPVRFRARRPAHPCAWMDTVLAPGAFRALRGHGGVRCVPLDDGTLRLGKATLDVEG; from the coding sequence GTGCGCACCGTCGAGATCGTGGCCCTGCTCGTCTCGTCCGTGCACGCCTTCGAGGGCAGGCCCGCCGACGGCCCGCGGCCCGACCCGGCGCCGGTCGCGCGGGAGCACGTCGTGGTCCGTGCCGGCCTCGGCCTGGCCGGGGACCGGTACTTCAACCATCCCGCCCACCGCAACGCGGCGGTGACGCTGTTCGCCGCCGAGTCCCTCGACGAGGTCGCCACGACGCTCGGCCTGGACGCGGTTCCCGATCCGCTCCTGGTCCGCCGCAACATCGTGCTGCGCGGCTACCCGGTCGACGAGCTGGCCGCCCGCCGGGGCCGCGACGGCGCGGTCTTCAGCCTCGACTCCGGCGACGGCCCGGTCCGCTTCCGCGCGCGCCGCCCGGCGCACCCCTGCGCCTGGATGGACACCGTGCTCGCGCCGGGTGCGTTCCGCGCGCTGCGAGGGCACGGCGGGGTTCGCTGCGTTCCCCTCGACGACGGGACGCTCCGGCTCGGCAAAGCCACCCTCGACGTCGAAGGCTGA
- a CDS encoding carbohydrate ABC transporter permease: MRDGVGVRVARITVIVVLTVFTVVPLYVMLVSSVKPLRDVQGAFTLLPSAVTVQPFIDMWRTVPLAQYFVNSVWVSLGASVCSVLIAILAAYALSRYRFRGRGGFLTMVLSTQMFPGILFLLPLFLIYVNLDRAAGTSLFGSRFGLIITYLTFALPFSIWLLVGYFDSIPRELDEAALVDGASPLGALVRVVLPAALPGVAAVTIYAFMTAWTEVLFASVLTTTETRTLAVGLRSYATQSNVYWNQVMAASLVVSLPVVAGFLLLQKALVRGLTAGAVKA; the protein is encoded by the coding sequence ATGCGTGACGGGGTCGGCGTGCGGGTAGCCCGGATCACCGTGATCGTGGTGCTGACGGTGTTCACCGTCGTGCCGCTGTACGTGATGCTGGTGTCGTCGGTGAAGCCGCTGCGGGACGTGCAGGGCGCGTTCACACTGCTGCCCTCGGCCGTGACGGTCCAGCCGTTCATCGACATGTGGCGGACGGTGCCGCTGGCGCAGTACTTCGTCAACAGCGTGTGGGTCTCCCTCGGCGCCAGTGTGTGCTCGGTGCTCATCGCGATCCTGGCCGCGTACGCGCTGAGCCGCTACCGGTTCCGTGGCCGGGGCGGCTTCCTGACGATGGTGCTCTCGACGCAGATGTTCCCGGGCATCCTGTTCCTGCTGCCGCTGTTCCTCATCTACGTCAACCTCGACCGCGCTGCCGGGACCTCGTTGTTCGGCAGCAGGTTCGGGCTCATCATCACGTACCTGACGTTCGCGCTGCCGTTCTCGATCTGGCTGCTGGTCGGGTACTTCGACTCGATCCCGCGCGAGCTGGACGAGGCCGCGCTCGTCGACGGCGCGAGCCCGCTGGGCGCGCTGGTGCGGGTCGTGCTCCCGGCGGCGCTGCCCGGGGTGGCGGCGGTGACGATCTACGCGTTCATGACGGCCTGGACGGAGGTGCTGTTCGCCTCGGTGCTCACCACGACCGAGACCCGCACGCTCGCGGTCGGGCTGCGCAGCTACGCCACCCAGTCCAATGTGTACTGGAACCAGGTGATGGCCGCGTCGCTGGTGGTCAGTCTACCGGTGGTCGCCGGGTTCCTGCTGTTGCAGAAGGCGCTCGTGCGCGGGCTCACCGCCGGCGCGGTCAAGGCTTGA
- a CDS encoding cellulase family glycosylhydrolase, which yields MQAGGAPVSWLGANFWSRTGGPRMWHRYDRAVVREELRVLAGHGLNMTRSFFFWPDFMPEPDRLDEDCVQAYADFLDAHEELGLGTIPTFLVGHMSGANFDPPWRAGRDLYTDVWLVARQAWYIERLTRRFAGHPAVVGWLISNEMPIYGDPSTQDPVTSWATLMVQAVRAGGGTQPVSVGDGAWGAEVTGVHNGFSVRDLAAFTDFVGPHVYPMGDDPVRQQYTAAFNCELAGAFGLPVVLEEFGLSSDFAAPEHAARYYRQVLHTSLLAGATGWIAWNNTDFDDLAGEDPYRHHPFELHFGLTTTDGTPKPQLGELAAFAKTVADLDLPRCHREPAQAALVVPEHFEGAIPISDPVDNKFPYAVLRQAYVSAKLADIPVGLTRERDGIDEDCALYVVPSTKELTAPTWRRLEQLAEAGAVVYVSYCHGESAFQRGPWYAGLNTVFGVEHQLRYGLADRIEDDEVRLTFAEGFGELAAGSTLTFPVAGNEHSRSYLPVRPVSAQVLATDRQGRPALLRRRTGSGAILLCTYPLEHMTDRTAEVNPNDLQVLYDALADFAGLRRPLTVADPAVSAEVLAHDDGRRFVFLLGHGDEPVTVKPRAAGRLVEPDGRAEVREVSLAPGGVRVLLLEESQPSVS from the coding sequence GTGCAGGCCGGGGGAGCACCGGTGAGCTGGCTGGGCGCGAACTTCTGGTCGCGCACCGGCGGACCGCGGATGTGGCATCGCTACGACCGCGCGGTCGTGCGGGAGGAGCTGCGCGTCCTCGCCGGGCACGGGCTGAACATGACCCGCTCGTTCTTCTTCTGGCCGGACTTCATGCCCGAGCCGGACCGCCTGGACGAGGACTGCGTCCAGGCCTACGCCGACTTCCTCGACGCACACGAGGAGCTGGGGCTCGGCACCATCCCCACGTTCCTCGTCGGGCACATGTCGGGCGCGAACTTCGACCCGCCGTGGCGGGCGGGGCGCGACCTGTACACCGACGTCTGGCTGGTGGCGCGGCAGGCGTGGTACATCGAGCGGCTGACCCGCCGCTTCGCCGGGCATCCGGCCGTCGTCGGCTGGCTGATCAGCAACGAGATGCCGATCTACGGCGATCCGTCCACTCAGGACCCGGTCACCAGCTGGGCGACGCTGATGGTGCAGGCGGTGCGCGCAGGCGGTGGCACGCAACCGGTTTCGGTCGGCGACGGGGCCTGGGGTGCGGAGGTCACCGGCGTGCACAACGGGTTCTCGGTGCGGGACCTGGCGGCGTTCACCGACTTCGTCGGACCGCACGTCTATCCGATGGGCGACGACCCGGTCCGCCAGCAGTACACCGCGGCGTTCAACTGCGAGCTGGCGGGCGCGTTCGGCCTGCCCGTGGTGCTCGAGGAGTTCGGGCTGTCCTCGGACTTCGCCGCACCGGAGCACGCCGCGCGGTACTACCGGCAGGTGCTGCACACGAGCCTGCTGGCCGGCGCCACTGGCTGGATCGCCTGGAACAACACCGACTTCGACGACCTCGCAGGCGAGGACCCGTACCGGCACCACCCGTTCGAACTGCACTTCGGCCTCACCACGACCGACGGCACGCCGAAGCCGCAGCTGGGTGAGCTGGCCGCGTTCGCGAAGACGGTGGCCGACCTCGATCTCCCGAGGTGTCACCGCGAGCCCGCGCAGGCCGCCCTGGTGGTGCCCGAGCACTTCGAAGGCGCGATCCCGATCAGCGACCCGGTGGACAACAAGTTCCCGTACGCGGTACTGCGCCAGGCCTACGTGAGCGCGAAGCTGGCCGACATCCCGGTGGGCCTTACGCGCGAGCGGGACGGCATCGACGAGGACTGCGCACTGTACGTCGTACCGTCCACAAAGGAGCTGACCGCGCCCACCTGGCGTCGGCTGGAGCAGCTGGCCGAGGCGGGCGCGGTGGTCTACGTGTCGTACTGCCACGGCGAAAGCGCTTTCCAGCGCGGCCCCTGGTACGCCGGGCTCAACACGGTGTTCGGGGTCGAGCACCAGCTGCGGTACGGGCTCGCCGACCGCATCGAGGACGACGAGGTGCGGCTGACGTTCGCCGAGGGGTTCGGCGAGCTCGCCGCGGGCAGCACGCTCACCTTCCCCGTGGCGGGGAACGAGCACAGCCGGTCGTACCTGCCGGTCCGGCCGGTGTCGGCGCAGGTGCTGGCGACCGACCGGCAGGGCAGGCCCGCGCTGCTGCGTAGGCGGACCGGGAGCGGCGCGATCCTGCTGTGCACGTACCCGCTCGAGCACATGACCGACCGCACGGCCGAGGTGAACCCGAACGACCTCCAGGTGCTCTACGACGCCCTGGCCGACTTCGCCGGTCTGCGGCGGCCGCTCACCGTCGCCGATCCGGCGGTGAGCGCCGAGGTCCTCGCACACGACGACGGCCGCCGGTTCGTGTTCCTGCTCGGGCACGGCGACGAGCCGGTCACCGTGAAGCCGCGGGCCGCCGGGCGGCTGGTCGAACCGGACGGCCGGGCCGAGGTGCGGGAGGTCTCCCTGGCGCCCGGCGGGGTCCGGGTCCTGCTGCTGGAGGAGTCTCAGCCGAGCGTCTCGTAG
- a CDS encoding LysR family transcriptional regulator ArgP has product MFPLDQLRTLLAVVDEGTFDAAAAVLHVTPSAVSQRVKALEQGTGRVLLLRTKPARLTESGQVVVRLARQLAQLDRDARVELGMAHSGEPATLPIAVNADSLATWFLPVLTGVPAELRICFELHREDQDHTTTLLREGLVMAAVTSSPDPVQGCSVSPLGGMRYLPVASPGFVARWLDRPLRKAVGEVPVVVFDRHDDLQDRFARALTRGRDAGPLRHLVPSSEGFVDAVVAGLGWGLVPAAQAAPRLESGTLVLLDPRRAIDVPLYWQQWKLDSPALAATAAAVAEAAKEALDRR; this is encoded by the coding sequence ATGTTCCCCCTGGATCAGCTCCGCACCTTGCTCGCCGTGGTCGACGAGGGCACGTTCGACGCGGCCGCGGCCGTCCTGCACGTGACACCGTCCGCGGTGAGCCAGCGGGTGAAGGCGCTGGAGCAGGGGACCGGGCGCGTGCTGCTGCTGCGCACGAAACCGGCGCGGCTCACCGAGTCCGGCCAGGTCGTGGTCCGGCTCGCCCGGCAGCTGGCGCAGCTGGACCGGGACGCGCGGGTGGAGCTGGGGATGGCGCACAGCGGCGAACCGGCGACGCTGCCGATCGCGGTGAACGCCGACTCCCTCGCGACGTGGTTCCTGCCCGTGCTCACCGGGGTGCCCGCCGAGCTGCGGATCTGCTTCGAGCTGCACCGCGAGGACCAGGACCACACCACCACGCTGCTGCGGGAGGGGCTGGTGATGGCGGCGGTCACCTCGTCGCCGGACCCGGTGCAGGGCTGCTCGGTCAGCCCGCTCGGCGGGATGCGGTACCTGCCCGTGGCGAGCCCGGGTTTCGTGGCGCGGTGGCTGGACAGGCCGCTGCGCAAGGCGGTCGGCGAGGTGCCGGTGGTGGTGTTCGACCGGCACGACGATCTGCAGGACCGGTTCGCCAGGGCGCTCACCCGAGGGCGGGACGCGGGCCCGCTGCGGCATCTCGTGCCGTCGTCGGAGGGGTTCGTCGACGCGGTGGTGGCCGGCCTCGGCTGGGGTCTGGTGCCCGCGGCGCAGGCCGCGCCGCGGCTGGAGTCGGGGACGCTGGTGCTGCTCGACCCCCGCCGCGCGATCGACGTGCCGCTGTACTGGCAGCAGTGGAAGCTCGACTCGCCCGCCCTGGCCGCCACGGCGGCGGCCGTCGCCGAGGCGGCGAAGGAGGCGCTGGATCGGCGCTGA